From one Nitrospira sp. genomic stretch:
- a CDS encoding sigma-54-dependent Fis family transcriptional regulator, with the protein MRATVFVTDDEHVIRTAIIKRLARQGHAAVGYESGEALMEALQHTHPDLVLLDLKMPGMSGLDALKHIRHMAPSALVIMLTAYGSVQDAVEAMKLGAYDFLIKSVDLEGLDAVTGRAIDMLTLRRRLEAELSGQANQFHLSNLEAHSSMMKHLLEQVHGVAENPKSSVMLLGETGTGKEFLARVIHHNGPRAAGPFVGVNCTAIPKDLFESELFGYERGAFTGANQRKLGLLEKAEGGTLFLDEIGDLDLSMQAKLLRVIQERSFRRLGSTDDLGVDFRLITATNREIKKDVERGVFREDLYFRLNVVTFEIPPLRKRVEDIIPLCQRTMMRFAHEFGKPVPELDPATRLILERYHYPGNIRELENIIERAMIFCAGQVLTVDYLPRELHDTIKQTTTSVSVGEERLIRIEMHVGKQTLEQIEESIIEETLRLADYNKSLAAKQLGLTRFSLDRRLKKYS; encoded by the coding sequence ATGCGCGCAACGGTATTTGTGACAGATGACGAGCATGTCATTCGTACGGCGATCATCAAGCGTCTAGCCAGGCAAGGACATGCCGCCGTCGGGTATGAATCCGGCGAGGCCTTGATGGAGGCGCTTCAGCATACGCACCCTGATCTTGTGCTGCTTGATCTCAAGATGCCTGGCATGAGCGGCCTTGATGCACTCAAGCATATCCGTCACATGGCTCCTTCCGCTTTGGTCATCATGTTGACGGCCTATGGATCAGTGCAGGATGCCGTCGAAGCGATGAAGTTGGGGGCCTATGACTTCTTGATCAAGAGCGTCGACCTTGAGGGGCTTGATGCCGTCACTGGTCGTGCGATCGATATGCTGACGCTTCGGCGTCGTTTGGAGGCTGAACTTAGTGGTCAAGCCAATCAGTTTCATCTAAGTAATCTCGAGGCGCACAGCTCCATGATGAAGCACTTACTGGAGCAGGTTCACGGAGTAGCCGAGAATCCAAAGTCCTCCGTCATGTTGCTCGGTGAAACAGGAACAGGGAAAGAGTTTCTGGCGCGGGTCATCCATCATAATGGACCAAGAGCAGCCGGACCCTTTGTAGGGGTCAATTGCACCGCCATTCCAAAAGATCTCTTTGAAAGCGAGTTGTTCGGATACGAGCGGGGAGCTTTCACCGGCGCCAATCAACGCAAATTGGGTCTCCTCGAGAAGGCGGAAGGGGGCACCCTGTTCCTCGATGAAATCGGTGACTTGGATTTGTCGATGCAGGCCAAATTGCTGCGAGTAATTCAGGAGCGCTCGTTCAGACGGCTGGGAAGCACCGACGACCTGGGCGTGGATTTTCGCCTGATTACGGCGACCAATCGTGAGATCAAGAAAGATGTGGAGCGAGGGGTCTTTCGGGAAGATCTCTATTTTCGTCTTAATGTCGTCACGTTTGAGATCCCGCCTCTTCGCAAACGAGTAGAAGACATTATCCCCCTCTGCCAGCGGACTATGATGCGATTCGCGCACGAGTTCGGCAAGCCGGTTCCGGAACTTGACCCTGCAACCCGGTTGATCTTAGAGCGCTATCATTACCCGGGGAATATTCGGGAACTTGAAAACATTATCGAACGGGCGATGATTTTTTGCGCCGGTCAAGTGTTGACCGTCGATTACCTGCCTCGTGAACTGCATGATACAATTAAACAGACGACCACCTCCGTATCGGTCGGGGAAGAACGGCTCATCCGCATCGAAATGCATGTCGGGAAACAAACGCTCGAGCAAATCGAGGAGTCGATTATCGAAGAAACATTGCGACTTGCAGACTACAACAAGAGTCTTGCGGCCAAACAACTCGGACTGACCAGATTTTCACTGGATCGACGACTAAAGAAGTACAGCTGA